Part of the Pseudobdellovibrionaceae bacterium genome is shown below.
TGATCGCTTCGGCAGTGGCTTCAATATTAACGACCACACCCTGTCGAACGCCGTGGTTGGGAGCCGTTCCCACTCCGGCGATTTCAACACCGTCGGGACTGGCTGTTGCAATCACGCAGGCCACTTTGGTGGTGCCGATATCTAAGCTCGCTATAACATGTTTTTGGTGCGCATCTATCTTCGACATCCGGGTCCTCAAACGCTTGTTGCTTCTTCAATGCTGTGCAAAAACGAGCTTCCATGCCGTTTTAGCGGGTTCTCTGGGGCCCAACTAAGGGCCATATAGATATACCCTTATTTAAGCCTAGGTCTGGTTACGCAGCTTGACAACAACTTTTTTTGATAACCGAGCATCAATGACGCGCGCATGCAAACGCTCTTTTTTCAGATACTCGAGCACTCGTGTCACTAATCCGGCCCGATAGTCAAAGCGGTCTTTACCCAACCGCACTTCGGCACCCGATTGAACGAGCGTAATATAGAAGCCTTTGTCTTCAGAGTAACTCAACTCTGACACCTGTTCCGAAGTGAACAAACCTTCATGGGGCAAGCTCTCTAACAACTTCAATGCTTGTTGGCGCAACTCTGTATTTAACAAAAACTCACTTCCTCTTAGCAAAGGTAGATCCGGTATAGAAACACCCTTGAGTTCTGGAAGTAGGCTAGCGTCTCGAGCCACTGGCAAAAAGTAACCTCCGTTTTTAACCAATAGCAACTGCGGCTCATGAGGAGTTACCACTACCTTTAATTGCCCCGGCAATTGCCGTTGCACTTCGACGGACTTAACACGACGATCAGCCAGTGTCAGCGTCATGATTTCGTCCAATGAAATGGCCCAAATGGATTTTCCCTGCAACGAATCGAGCTTGGGTCGAAGTCCTTTTTCGATGCGAGTAAACAAAAGTGGCTCAGCCTCACTACCTGCAACTATCTGAACGTTTCGAACGGGCATAAAGTTTTGCGCAATCAACAAGCGGGCGCCCCAAGCTCCCCCCACGATCACCAAAAAGGCAAAAACGATTTTAAACCAAACCCGCATAATCTAAGCTCGCCATATTTAAAAGTTTGTCGACCAGGTCTTTAAACTCGATGCCCTCATGGGCGGCCGATTTCGGAAACAACGACGTGGCTGTAAAACCCGGCAACGTATTAAGCTCCATTACGTAGGCCTCACCGGCACTGGTCACGCGAAAATCCACTCGGGCATAACTTCGAACCCGACAGACTCTACACGCCTGCAGCGCTATTTCTTGACACTTTGCCATCACATCAGAGTTCAATCGAGCGGGCAGATGGTATTCCGTTTTGCCAGCCGTGTACTTGTTCTCATAAGAGTAAAAATCCACTTTTGGTGCAATCTCTATGGCCGTTAGAGCGCGATCTCCCAAAACCGGGACGGTCACTTCAAGACCTGGCACATAATCCTCTACAAGTACTATGTGATCGTATTTTCCCGCAACGTTTACTGCCGCCACAAAATCCTCAGACTTGTCCACAATACTGATGCCCACACTAGACCCTTCACGTGCTGGCTTCACTACAAATTTAGGGTGGAGAGTTAACGAAAAATCATTGGGGCTCTGGTGATGTAAGTCGATCACTTGGTAGGCGGCTGTGGGTACACCGTTGGCTCGCAAAACCTCTTTGCAAAAGGCCTTATCCATACAGACAGCCGATGCCAATACGCCGCTTCCGGAGTAGGGAATTTTTAAATATTCGCAAAGACCTTGAACCGTGCCATCTTCAGCATACTTTCCATGCAACGCCAAAAGAGCCACATCTATTTGGGCCGATGCTAACTTCTGAGGCAAATCGGCATCCGCTTCAATGACTACATATTCATAGCCCAACTGGTCTAAAGCCTTGGCAAAGGCCTGCCCCGTGTTTCGACTGACTTCTTTTTCTGCGCCCAAGCCACCTTGAACTAATCCCACTCGCTTCATAGTAAAAAAGGTATCGCGATCCCGCTGTTTTAGGTACCAAGTTCTAATTGCAACCCGGAGCGTCGGCGTCCTCACTCATCTGAATGGATAAACAGACCTGGAAAGCCCCTTAAAGAAGAGAGCCGATCATTTCAAGAGGTAGAGCTCCTGACTGGCGTTTCGCTTCTTGACCATTTTTAAAAACAATTGTGGTGGGAATGCCACGAATACCAAGTTGACCACTAATCCCTGGGTCCGCTTCGGTATCGACTTTCAAGAAAGTGGCATTCTTGTACTTTTTAGAGGCCTCTTCGAAGATGGGACCATACATCTTGCACGGTCCACACCAAGCCGCCCAAAAATCAACAATCACCGGTTGATCCGCTTTTTTAACAATTCGCATAAGCTCGGCTCCGGTCACAGAAGAAACCAAACCGTGAAAACCAAGTGGCTGCCCGCACTTTCCACAAATGGCCTCAGCCTTTAAAGCCTTTTCAGAATCCACTTTGTTGAGTCCGCGACAACTTTTGCAAACTGTGTAGGTGTGGGACATGAAAGCTCCTGTTAGTTGTTATTTAACCAACTTGCCGATACCGCCGACTCGTTAATCGTTCGTTGATTGATGGCCGGCTGATCCACAAAATACCCCAATGCCCTTACTATGCGAGTGGCTTCTTTGGCAATCGTCGTGTTTGTAAGATCAAAATCCTGTGGGTTTGGGTTTTCAAAGGCCTCAGCCACTTGAAAATTCTTTAACCTTGGAAACCGCTGCTCTGAAAAAAAGCGGGCTGCGTCTGCATAATGGCAGCTGGCACAATCCAAATTGTTGGAGTTTGTGAATTTTGGGTTTCTAAAACGTTCTATGGGGCGAAACAGTTCTTTAAAAATAGGCTCATCGCTTTCATTGTTTTTGCGATCGCCTCGATTGATTATCGGATAGATAATGTCTTCTTCGGGATAGTCATCGGGTAAAACATTAAAAACGGCGTCCATGGCCTTGCCTGGTACTTGATAGCTCGATCCTTCCTCAAAACCTGTATTAAAAATATCTTCAGTTAGCGCCCCAATTCTCGGAACCTCAAAGGCCTGCCACTGCTTCTGATTGTTTTTCTTAAAACCACCAAAGCGCCACCATCGACTAGGCACCAATAACTCCATAAACGTCAACTGATAGAGATTTTCCTCCCCACAAAACTCAACAAGCATCTGCAAAAGTTTTTGATTGAATTGGTCGGCATAGTTCAAATTCATCAGCGCCGGGTGTATGTTCAGGGGAACCCCTGTGGTGGTCACACCCCAAGATTCTGACTCTATTTTTAAACTCCACAGTCGATGGCTTACGGCCTCCCGTTGAATCTCTGACAGCCTATAAAATGAATGGACGGCGGCATCCAGAGCTTCCCACTCCCCTGTTTTTACGTTCTTTTCAATGGGTTGCCACACCATTCGAAATTCAGGTTCACACTGATCTGAGGCACAGGGGTCAAACCTCACCGCAACCACTCGAAGATTTTTATTGTAGTATGTTTCGTTTCCCGCCCCCGCAGCCACAAGAGGAGGCACCTGTTCATATATAGATTTGGGCAACAGCACGCCCTTGGGTCCCATCGCTGTGGGAGCCAACAACTGACTCAAGTCATTGGCCTCTTTTCCAGGAATATTAAACAAAAATGTCACATCGTTTAGATTCCAACTTAAATTGGCCTCAGACCATCCCCGCACAGGCATCAAAACCGAAAAACCCGCAACAATAGAAGCAAGAATACAGATAACTATTTGCATGAATCCCCCCTAACAAACCTATCCCTTACCTTTTGCTGAAGGCTTTCGTCACGGACAAAGGCAGAAAGGTATCCCTTTCCTTTTTGCACTGCGGGTCGTCAGTGGCTCAGACTCCACGCAGGCAAGTCGTCAAAACTCCTAAATGGAAAATACAGCGAGGAATTGGTGGTATTTTTTATCGTTTTTATGGATTTCATTTACGATGTGATACTGAAGCCCAAGGCCCAATTCTTTAGACCAACCTTCAATTCCTTGACGCGAAAAGCCGTGATGCTTCACTCCCATGGCTCGATTGTCTGGGTGAAATGTTCCATCTTCTTCATCTAAATCCACTATGGCCATTCTGCCGCCGGGGTTTAGCATTTGTTTCATTTTCATTAACATTTGATCGGGCGCTGCGAGATGGTGAAAGGCCATTGAACTCACAATCAGATCGAATTTTTTTGGCAGGTCCTCGTGCTCAAGATCTATCAGCATGGAGCTTATCTTTTCAACCCCATTGGTTTTTTGATTGAACACCTCAAGCATGCCAGCAGATGTATCAACACCCAAAAGGCCGCTTGCATAATCCGCAAATTCTAATCCAAATAAACCCGTACCACAGCCGAAGTCCATAATCTCAAGGGGCGCTGATAGGTTCAGAATTTCTTTGGTTTTCTCTGCCAAACCCATCATCATCTTGATCTTGTCGTCACTGTCCCACTGGGCCGCTTGATCATTAAAATGTGTCATGGGTTTCCCTCAAATCATTTGGTTCACGAAAATTTCGCATTTAGACTTTTCGTACAAATTCGGATTTCAAATTTATCGCACCAATCCCATCAATCTTACAGCTAATATCATGCCCATCGCCGGCATCTTGCAGGCGAATATTGCGCACTTTTGTACCGCTTTTTACTGTATTTGATGAGCCTTTGATTTTTAAATCTTTGATTACAGTGACCGTATCGCCATCGGCTAAGATATTTCCGTTGGCATCACGAATGGACTCGTCAGGAGATTCAATTTCGCTCTTAGCCACAACATCTGACTCCGTCCACTCATGGCCACACTCCGGGCAAATCCAAACGGCTCCGTCTTCATAAATGTTCTCTGATTGGCATTGGGGGCAATGAGTAAACATATAAAGGTATCCCTTTCCTTTTTGCGTTGCGGGTGGTCGATGATGAACACTCTCTATGAAGGACTGTCGCTTCGGTCAATACTGAAAACTCATATCCTTAAATCTGGCGATGTTCATTTACTACTTGATCAGCGGCTCGCCTTTGAAAAAGGCGTCCCTTTACTGCCCGCCGGAGCATTCTATCGAACCAAATCCTTGAGTCACACTGGAATAGGCTGGCAACGGTATGCTTGTGCCCCATGGCGAGAAGGTCTGGAATACAGAGTAGTGACCGCAATTCGGCATAAACGTTGGCCCCCGGACCATCAAACCAGCTACAGTCACTCTAATGGCAATATGATAGATATGCCCCATTGTGGGTCCAATATTTTTCAAATCGGTCTGCTCCCAATCCGAAAATGGCATATTAAACTGTTGGCGATAACGAACATGGGGCAGTCCGTTTTCAATCTTGGCTTCAACTACAAATCCATGCACAGAGCCAACAGGCTGTAAATCACCCTGCGCCTGCCGCACGCTGGTCACTAAACCATTGTAGCTCCCTCCGCCAAAAGGGCCAACGCCATTCCCATCGCCCGCATCTAACTCGCCCCCCAAACCAACGCAACTGGTTATTGTGTTGGCACCGTCAACCTGTGATTTGACTATCAAATATTTGGCCGCCAGCGGAGGCGTGACATCTCGTCCATCTTTTCTGTGAAAATAAAAAAAAGCCCTATGGGTGAGTTCCGGAGGGGCCGATGACACCAGTTTTAAATCAATGCCACTGATTTTTATTCCACCTGAAATAAAATTATCTAAAGCTATGCCTCCTAAGACTTTGCCTTGGATACTGACTGTCTCTAATTGGGCGTCATCCGCCGTATTTGATAAATTGGTGAGCTGGGTTCCGGAGAATACGCTGCTACATTGTGCTGAATCTTTCAGTCGCGCAGATATATCTGCCATTGTGGAAAGTTGATCGAATTTCGAATTCAAAAAATTTACGGATTTTTGAGTGTTTAAAATTAACAGGGAAGTGCCAGAGATAACGATAGTCATTACCCCAATCACTACCAGTAGCTCAACGATGCTCATTCCTTTAGAATTAGCTTTCCTAATCGCGCCAGCTTTCCAAAAGCGACTGTGGGCCTTTTTTAGCTCCTCTAATTTGATCCTATTCTCCCTCATAGCAACATCCTCCACTAACCAAGAATTGCAATTTATATGCCTCGCCTACAAACTAATACCAGTTTTCATCGTCGAATACTTAGTCAGTGTATAAAAATCGTACATCAATCCATACACTTTTTTCTGACCACGCCCCTCGAGAAAGCGATGATGCTTCGTCTGAGAATACTTGGCCCCGTCAACGGCAAGGTGCAACGTCAGAAATAAAGGAGCACTTCTCTCCGATGACCGACTGCAACGCAAAAAGGAAAGGGATACCTTTCTAGATGACCGACTGCAACGCAAAAAGGAAAGGGATACCTTTCTAGAGGGTGATGACTTCGGGGGTTAGGGTGACGCCGGTTTTTTCTTGGACTACTTTTTGTACGTGATCGATGACTTTTTTTATGTCATTGGCGGTGGCGGATCCTGTGTTTACTATGAAGTTGGCGTGCTTTTCTGACACCATGGCACCGCCAATATGAAATCCCTTTAGGCCGCAATCATCGATGAGTTTTGCGGCTTTGTGACCTGGTGGGTTTCTGAATGTGGACCCGCCGCTGGGTTGATGAATGGGTTGAGTCGACAATCGGTGTTTATTTTTTTTTCGCACTTCACTCATCACTTCAGGATCAGGCTGATTGGGCCAAGCCACACTGACTTTCGTAATAAACCCTGGCTGCCACCCAGAGCTGTGTCGATACTCCCAACTGATATCTTTTGTTGAGACTCGCCGAATAACGGGAGAACTGGCTGCATAGTCATAGACCTCTACCCACTTCACTATTTCACAAAACTCGCGCGGAGTTTTCTCTTCACCAACGCCAGCGTTCATCACAACTCCGCCGGCCACGTCTCCGGGCAGTCCGGTTAAGAACACCGCCGGGCTCAATTGCTTTTGCAAAAACACTTTCAACAAATCACTTTTTGGTGTACCCGCCCAACACACCATTTCGATTTCGTCATCTGACTCATTGACCTCATAGCCTCGAAACTTTTTTGTACTGAGAACTAAACCCTTCACACCCTCATCAGAGATTAATACATTGGTACCTCCGCCCAGAATGGTCACAGCTAAACCCTTTTCCTTGGCCCACGCCAAAGCCGCTTCGACATCTTCTAAAGTGGAGGGCTCTGTGTAAAACTCCGCGGGACCACCCACCTTCCACCAGGTGTTCTCTTTTAAGGGATAATTTTGTTCTATTGTTGAGCTTGGCACAAACGCTCCCCAACTTTCCATACATTGCCTGCACCCAGAGTTAAGAACACATCTCCAGCCCTCAACTCAGACACGAGTTGCTCGCCTGCGGCCTCTAAGGTGCCCACATGTTCACAAGCGCAGTCCTTGACTTCAGCACACAATTTTTCAGCCGTTATGTTCTCAATTGGATTTTCACCCGCTGGATAAATATCGAGTAAAAATAATTTATCAGCCGAATCAAAACACTCAGTAAACTCTGTCCAACAGGCGGCGGTTCGCGAATAACGGTGTGGTTGAAATAGCACTACAATTCGACGGTCCGGATATTTCTCGCGGGCGGCGGTCAATACCGCTCGAACTTCCGTGGGGTGGTGACCATAGTCATCATAGTAGTCCACGCCACCCACACATCCTTTATGTTGGAATCTTCGATCGACCCCTTTGAAGGTTTCAACACCAAGCTTTGCTTGTTCCCAACTCACGCCAGCTTCTCGTCCGGCCAACATCGCCGCCAGAGCGTTGAGAGCATTGTGGCGACCAGGCATGGGCATGACAAAATCTGCAACCCGCTGACCGTCCACCATGACTTGATATCTACCGTCACCCACGGCGTTTAAGATCACATCATTTTCAACGTTGTAGCCGTAAAAGATCACTCGTTTTGAATACTCTGAAAATACTTTTCTCACTATGGGGTCATCGCCACACACAATCGCTAGACCGTAAAAAGGCACCCTTGATGCGAATTCAAGAAAGGCTTTTTGCAGTTGAAGGAAATCACCGTAGTGATCTAAATGATCATTATCAATGTTTGTTACAATCACCACTTCGGGCGACAGCCGAGTAAAACTGCCGTCACTTTCATCGGCCTCGGCCACAATCCACTCTCCGCCCCCCAGTTGGGCCGTGGATTTTATAATATCAAGCCGGCCACCCACGACTATTGTCGGATCTAAATGACCGGCAAGAAAAACTGAAGCCGCAAGACTGGTTGTGGTAGTTTTTCCGTGCGTTCCGGCAACCGCCAACCCACGTTTTAATCGCATAATTTCTGCAAGGGCTTCTGCTCGCGGAATAAGTGGTACCTTTTTTAGTCGTGCCGCTTGAAACTCAATATTACTAGGTTTTACAGCGCTAGAATAAACCACTACTTCAGCGTCGCCTATGTTCTCTGAGGAATGTCCAATCACCACATTCACGCCAATTTCTCGAAGGCGTTGAGTGTTGGCGCCATCACTCACATCACTGCCCGTAACTTGCGCCCCCATGTTGCTTAGAAGCTCGGCCAATCCACACATGCCGATCCCGCCGACACCAATAAAATGGACCTTCGCACTAGCTAATTTCATCAAAAATATGCTCCACAATTTTTCTTGCAGCACCTGGTTGGTAAAAGGATTTCACCTTTTTTGCCATTGCTAATCGCCCGGGTTCGTCTGCTTTTAAATCAAGAATGGCTTGCTTCAAAGAATCGGCACTGAGATCTTTTTGTAGTAACATCTTCGCCGCACCGGCATTCACTAGCACTTCTGCATTTTTTTGCTGGTGATTGTCCGCCGCATAGGGGAAGGGCACCAAAACCGACGGCCGACCGGTGGCCGCCAGCTCTGACAAAGTTCCCGTACCGGATCGACAAATAACCAAATCCGCCCAGGCCAATCGTTTGTCCATGTCATGCAAATATTCGAAAACATGAACTTTGTCCGCAAGTCCCAGTTCATGAAGTTTTTCATAGACGGCTGATACCCTCGGAAAATCCACTGGTCCCGTTTGATGAACAATTTC
Proteins encoded:
- a CDS encoding FtsQ-type POTRA domain-containing protein, which encodes MRVWFKIVFAFLVIVGGAWGARLLIAQNFMPVRNVQIVAGSEAEPLLFTRIEKGLRPKLDSLQGKSIWAISLDEIMTLTLADRRVKSVEVQRQLPGQLKVVVTPHEPQLLLVKNGGYFLPVARDASLLPELKGVSIPDLPLLRGSEFLLNTELRQQALKLLESLPHEGLFTSEQVSELSYSEDKGFYITLVQSGAEVRLGKDRFDYRAGLVTRVLEYLKKERLHARVIDARLSKKVVVKLRNQT
- a CDS encoding D-alanine--D-alanine ligase, producing the protein MGLVQGGLGAEKEVSRNTGQAFAKALDQLGYEYVVIEADADLPQKLASAQIDVALLALHGKYAEDGTVQGLCEYLKIPYSGSGVLASAVCMDKAFCKEVLRANGVPTAAYQVIDLHHQSPNDFSLTLHPKFVVKPAREGSSVGISIVDKSEDFVAAVNVAGKYDHIVLVEDYVPGLEVTVPVLGDRALTAIEIAPKVDFYSYENKYTAGKTEYHLPARLNSDVMAKCQEIALQACRVCRVRSYARVDFRVTSAGEAYVMELNTLPGFTATSLFPKSAAHEGIEFKDLVDKLLNMASLDYAGLV
- the trxC gene encoding thioredoxin TrxC, whose protein sequence is MSHTYTVCKSCRGLNKVDSEKALKAEAICGKCGQPLGFHGLVSSVTGAELMRIVKKADQPVIVDFWAAWCGPCKMYGPIFEEASKKYKNATFLKVDTEADPGISGQLGIRGIPTTIVFKNGQEAKRQSGALPLEMIGSLL
- a CDS encoding class I SAM-dependent methyltransferase: MTHFNDQAAQWDSDDKIKMMMGLAEKTKEILNLSAPLEIMDFGCGTGLFGLEFADYASGLLGVDTSAGMLEVFNQKTNGVEKISSMLIDLEHEDLPKKFDLIVSSMAFHHLAAPDQMLMKMKQMLNPGGRMAIVDLDEEDGTFHPDNRAMGVKHHGFSRQGIEGWSKELGLGLQYHIVNEIHKNDKKYHQFLAVFSI
- a CDS encoding alkylphosphonate utilization protein, producing the protein MFTHCPQCQSENIYEDGAVWICPECGHEWTESDVVAKSEIESPDESIRDANGNILADGDTVTVIKDLKIKGSSNTVKSGTKVRNIRLQDAGDGHDISCKIDGIGAINLKSEFVRKV
- the murB gene encoding UDP-N-acetylmuramate dehydrogenase, whose product is MPSSTIEQNYPLKENTWWKVGGPAEFYTEPSTLEDVEAALAWAKEKGLAVTILGGGTNVLISDEGVKGLVLSTKKFRGYEVNESDDEIEMVCWAGTPKSDLLKVFLQKQLSPAVFLTGLPGDVAGGVVMNAGVGEEKTPREFCEIVKWVEVYDYAASSPVIRRVSTKDISWEYRHSSGWQPGFITKVSVAWPNQPDPEVMSEVRKKNKHRLSTQPIHQPSGGSTFRNPPGHKAAKLIDDCGLKGFHIGGAMVSEKHANFIVNTGSATANDIKKVIDHVQKVVQEKTGVTLTPEVITL
- a CDS encoding UDP-N-acetylmuramate--L-alanine ligase, which codes for MKLASAKVHFIGVGGIGMCGLAELLSNMGAQVTGSDVSDGANTQRLREIGVNVVIGHSSENIGDAEVVVYSSAVKPSNIEFQAARLKKVPLIPRAEALAEIMRLKRGLAVAGTHGKTTTTSLAASVFLAGHLDPTIVVGGRLDIIKSTAQLGGGEWIVAEADESDGSFTRLSPEVVIVTNIDNDHLDHYGDFLQLQKAFLEFASRVPFYGLAIVCGDDPIVRKVFSEYSKRVIFYGYNVENDVILNAVGDGRYQVMVDGQRVADFVMPMPGRHNALNALAAMLAGREAGVSWEQAKLGVETFKGVDRRFQHKGCVGGVDYYDDYGHHPTEVRAVLTAAREKYPDRRIVVLFQPHRYSRTAACWTEFTECFDSADKLFLLDIYPAGENPIENITAEKLCAEVKDCACEHVGTLEAAGEQLVSELRAGDVFLTLGAGNVWKVGERLCQAQQ